From Abiotrophia defectiva ATCC 49176:
ACGGGTTTGATGGCGGTCTATCGGGGAGGAGAGCATGACCCGTCTCTCAATAATTATGGAGTCCTCGATCCAGGTTTTCCTGGCAAGGACTTCTTTGCTGCGCGAGACGGAGACGATATCTACCGTGGTCTTTCTTTAGTTCCTTTATTTAAATATCTGGATCGCTTTAATTTAATTATCTTTGATACCAGTCAATTGGCTAGGCCTGGTTTTAATCAAGAAAAGCCATTCGAGAATCGTGTTATGGTAAATGAATATTACCTTCATAAGTATCCTTTGCTGACGACAAAAGGGCAGCCGATAAAAGTAGATACAGAGTCGCCTAAACGTATCGTAATAGTGCCTGACACACTCTTGCCTTATCTCAAAGAAATTAAGGACTATTATGCAGAAAAAAACAGAAATACGGGAGTGCTTGAACAAGATGTGGAAATCTACGTTCGCGATAGCAAGCAAGCCATTGTTGACCTCAATCATCCTGGTCGTAAGCTAGCTGAAGATGTGATTTTTCTGGTTCAGAAGTACAATGATTATGACCTCAATTGGTGGTATATAGGGGGATATGGGTTGGAGTCTCGAGCTAAGATTGATATGACGATGATGACTGCGCAAGACTATAGGGATTTAAAGAATCTGCTCAAGGACTTGGCCCAAGATGACAATTTTGCCTACCTCCTGCCTATCTCCAAGGTCAAGGAAGAACGCTATAAATTAATTATTGGGGAAAGTGTGGCCTATCTAAGTCAAATTGGCTTTGCTGTCTACTTGTTGTTTGGCATTACGCTGCTAACGGTCTTGTTATACACTAAAGTCTATGCTAATAAGATCGCCGTAAAATACCTTCATGGCTATTCCTTATCCCATTCCTTTGCTTGGCTTTATCTCATTCTAGCGATTCAAGCCCTCATCTACGTCTTGTATATTTGGGGGAATGGCATGGCGGGTGAGTTTTATCTGGCCCTTGCCTTAATGACTTTAGCTGAGTTAGCAATGATAGGATACAGTATTCGCTCTATTGCCAGACGTCGGATTGTTGATTACATTCAAGGAGGCGAAAATACATGATACACTTAGCCCATATGGATAAAAATTTTGGCCGACACCAGGTCCTTAAGGACGTCAATCTAGATGTTCCTGCTCACTCCTTTACAGTTATTCATGGCAAAAGTGGTAGCGGCAAGTCTACGCTACTCAATATTTTAGGTCTTTTGACTCATTATGATGCGGGCCAATACCAACTGTTTGGACAGCCCGCACCTGCACCCTACAGCAGTCAAGCCATGAAATTGCGACGGGAAGCAATTTCCTATGTTTTTCAAAATTTCGCCCTCATCGACAATGAGAGCATCGAGCAGAATCTTAAGCTAGCCAGTCACTATCTGCCTAAGTCTCAAGCTAGCCGACAGGCCATGTTAGCAGCTTTAGAGGCAGTGAATCTCGACTTGCCACTTAAGACCAAGGTCTACACCATGTCAGGTGGAGAGAAACAACGCCTAGCTTTGGCTCGACTCAAATTGCGGGACAGTCGTCTCATTCTAGCCGATGAGCCAACAGGTTCCCTAGACGCCGAGAATAAGACGATTATCATCCAATTACTCAGATCATTTGCTGACCAAGGAAAGGCAGTGCTTGTCGTAACCCACGACCCAGATTTCTTAGAGGTAGCCGACTCAAGGATGGAGTTGAATTAGGCTAGATGAGCTATGGCTTCTAAAGTCACGATTTATAAGTAAGTCAGGATGTCATTTGCCTAGTCCTCTCAGTTGTGTTTCCCTCCTAGTCATGGTACACTAAGAGTTAGAGGTTACAACCATACAACGCGTTAACAAAGCAACATGTGTAACTTGACCGCTTGATG
This genomic window contains:
- a CDS encoding ATP-binding cassette domain-containing protein yields the protein MIHLAHMDKNFGRHQVLKDVNLDVPAHSFTVIHGKSGSGKSTLLNILGLLTHYDAGQYQLFGQPAPAPYSSQAMKLRREAISYVFQNFALIDNESIEQNLKLASHYLPKSQASRQAMLAALEAVNLDLPLKTKVYTMSGGEKQRLALARLKLRDSRLILADEPTGSLDAENKTIIIQLLRSFADQGKAVLVVTHDPDFLEVADSRMELN